CTGCGGCCCGACGCCCTGGTAGCAGCCGTCAAACAGTACGACTGGAGCCCCGCGCCGGCCGGCTGGGACGAACCCCTCAGCGCCGAACTGCGGCCCTTCCTGCCCACCGACGGCACCTGGCAGGTCAGCGAGCAGTATACCGACGACGTACGGACCGCCAGCTACAGCGGCCTCGTCTACCTCGACACCACAAGCGGCACCGTCTACCTCCGGCTGATCGACAGCTGACAACGAACCGGGCAGTCCAGTGTGCGGCCGATGTCCCGCCCCTCGGCGCGTTACCCGATCAACGTTGGTAGGGGCGGCACAAGCTTCGACGAAGCGAGCGGTGGCACCGCTGGAGCCTCCGCGTCCGCACTGAGCGATGACCGACCGGAGCGCGGGCAGACAACCGGACGGACAACAACCGGGTGCGGAACGACCGGAGCACGTCAACCGGTCAGCGGCCTCGGACCGATACCCCTTCCCCCATCCGTTGCACGTCTGCGGCGTTCGGCGAGCATGGACAAACGGTCGTCTCATGTCCGAAGTGGAGCAGCGGATAGGGATCGACGATCATACAATGACATCCTCGAAGGATCGACATACAACGTGCCCGAGCGGCGGGTGAGGATTCCGGCTCTGCTCAGCAGACTCGGACCGTGACCAACCAGCCTCCGCACGACCCGGGGCAGTGGCAGCCCTCGCCGCCGTCCTCTTCCCCGCACGTACCTCCGCCCGGCCATGGCCCAGGAACGCCGCCGACCGGTGGTTTCCCGGCGGCGCCTGGCGGCTGGCTGGCGCTGCCACCGAAGCGGACGAACCCGCTGCTGGTCGTCCTGGTCGGTGCCGTTGCCCTGGTGCTCCTGTGCTGCGGGGTGGCGACCGTCTCGGCGATCGTCGCGCCGTCGGCTGAATCTCCGGGACAGCAGGATCTCGCCGCCGAGCGGGTTCCGTCCGCGCAGGCCGAGGAGAGTTCATCCCCGGCTACGGCCGCAGCGGCAGCGCCCACGCAACAGGCAACACCAACGCCGTCCCCGACGCCGGTGACGCAGACGCGCACCATCACCGAGACGGAGAAGGTCCCGTACAAGACGAGGACG
This DNA window, taken from Micromonospora sp. FIMYZ51, encodes the following:
- a CDS encoding G5 domain-containing protein; this translates as MTNQPPHDPGQWQPSPPSSSPHVPPPGHGPGTPPTGGFPAAPGGWLALPPKRTNPLLVVLVGAVALVLLCCGVATVSAIVAPSAESPGQQDLAAERVPSAQAEESSSPATAAAAAPTQQATPTPSPTPVTQTRTITETEKVPYKTRTVKDSSLAKGTKKVRTRGVSGVRTLTYEVTMVDGVETTKKLVKSEITRQPVTRVVRVGTKEAPRCDPNYAGACVPIASDVDCAGGTGDGPAYVHGPVRVIGNDIYDLDRDGDGVGCDR